In Tripterygium wilfordii isolate XIE 37 chromosome 15, ASM1340144v1, whole genome shotgun sequence, one DNA window encodes the following:
- the LOC120015882 gene encoding uncharacterized protein LOC120015882, producing the protein MEIRSSLLVGLFLLLVPLAIDLCVADSKEIVRGNDGLDPNLDDKAASHLTQKSNEVNKVKQTGGDPVNTTKDATKEDISNTGSSVETKDVEKGKGDAIKKSKGGDGKPIKEGKDEADSGLVKKDSSQSQECDSANNCTDEEKKLVACLRVPGNDSPGLSLLIQNKGKGPLSVKIVASDFVKLEETEIQLQEKENKKMKVTIQDGGTDNSIVLLAGNSRCSLDIGDRNTPKRTNMNFSLMPTIAFLSLAIFLILASGWMCITFYRKRVSSNSSIYHRLDKELPISSVAAKADIVDDGWDNGWDDKWDDDEEAPKTPSVPLTPSFASPGLAARRLTKDGWRD; encoded by the exons ATGGAAATAAGAAGCTCTCTTTTGGTGGGTCTTTTTCTCTTACTAGTTCCACTCGCCATTGACTTGTGTGTCGCTGATTCCAAG GAAATTGTAAGGGGAAATGATGGATTGGATCCAAATTTGGATGATAAAGCCGCTTCTCACTTGACTCAAAAGTCAAATGAAGTTAATAAAGTAAAACAAACTGGGGGAGATCCAGTGAATACAACTAAGGATGCAACAAAGGAAGATATAAGTAACACCGGATCCAGTGTAGAAACTAAAGATGTGGAAAAGGGTAAAGGAGATGCAATCAAGAAATCTAAAGGTGGTGATGGAAAACCAATCAAGGAGGGGAAAGATGAAGCAGATTCGGGACTGGTAAAGAAGGACAGTTCTCAGAGTCAAGAATGCGATTCAGCTAATAACTGCACTGACGAGGAGAAGAAATTGGTTGCATGTTTGAGAGTACCTGGAAATG ATTCTCCGGGTCTATCACTTTTAATTCAAAACAAGGGGAAAGGTCCTCTCTCTGTTAAAATAGTTGCTTCTGATTTTGTTAAACTAGAGGAAACTGAAATCCAGCTTCaggagaaagaaaacaaaaag ATGAAGGTTACCATTCAAGATGGAGGCACAGACAACTCAATAGTCTTATTAGCGGGAAATAGCCGATGCAGCCTCGATATAGGGGATCGGAACACTCCTAAGCGAACAAACATGAACTTTTCACTAATGCCTACGATTGCATTTTTATCGTTAGCCATATTTCTGATATTGGCATCTGGTTGGATGTGCATCACCTTTTATAGGAAGCGAGTCTCTAGCAACAGCTCAATTTATCATAGGCTAGACAAGGAGCTGCCCATTTCCAGCGTGGCAGCAAAAGCGGATATAGTTGATGATGGATGGGATAACGGTTGGGATGATAAGTGGGATGATGACGAGGAGGCGCCCAAGACACCCTCCGTGCCTCTCACTCCAAGCTTCGCATCTCCAGGCCTTGCTGCTCGACGGTTGACCAAGGACGGCTGGAGGGATTAG
- the LOC120017241 gene encoding subtilisin-like protease SBT2.6 has translation MRHVSLSSCPLKMKKKKKGRRKKSPRALFLGISVVYINSNHVELKVISELFEVTEEKKTMGSTERGLYFVFMNYDPEFERLQADRTKRAAFEVDIYLSRKHDELLANTLGIGTYKKALSLKIVDGFAVQITEHQANVLRSVNGVRVVEKNQVFN, from the exons ATGCGACACGTTTCTTTGTCTAG cTGCCCCctaaagatgaagaagaagaagaagggaagaagaaaaaaatcccCTCGTGCTCTCTTTTTGGGAATAAGTG TTGTCTATATAAATAGCAACCATGTGGAGCTCAAAGTGATCAGTGAGTTATTTGAAGtaacagaagaaaagaaaacaatgggAAGCACAGAGAGAGGACTCTACTTTGTTTTCATGAATTATGATCCTGAATTTGAGCGTCTTCAAGCTGACCG TACAAAGAGAGCTGCATTTGAGGTTGATATATATCTGAGTAGGAAGCACGACGAGCTGTTGGCGAACACCCTTGGAATTGGGACTTACAAGAAGGCATTGTCTCTCAAAATTGTTGATGGGTTTGCTGTGCAGATCACTGAACATCAG GCCAATGTGCTTAGATCTGTGAATGGTGTGAGAGTAGTGGAGAAGAATCAAGTGTTTAATTAG
- the LOC120016279 gene encoding crooked neck-like protein 1, protein MGSKDGDPSLGYLTRKDTEVKLPRPTRVKNKTPASVQITAEQILREARERQEAEIRPPKQKITDPTELADYRLRKRKEFEDLIRRVRWNINVWIKYAQWEESQKDFNRARSVWERALEVDYRNHTLWLKYAEVEMKNKFINHARNVWDRAVTLLPRVDQLWYKYIHMEEILGNVAGARQVFERWMSWMPDQQGWLSYIKFELRYNEVERARQIYERFVQCHPKVSAYIRYAKFEMKNGEVARSRNVYERAVEKLADDEEAENLFVAFAEFEERCKESERARCIYKFALDHIPKGSAEDLYRKFVAFEKQYGDKEGIEDAIVGKRRFQYEDEVRKSPLNYDSWFDYIRLEESVGNKDRIREIYERAIANVPPAEEKRYWQRYIYLWINYALYEELDAGDVERTRDVYRECIKLIPHKKFSFAKIWLLAAQFEIRQLNLKGARQILGNAIGQAPKDKIFKKYIEIELDLGNIDRCRKLYEKYLEWSPENCYAWSKYAELERSLSETERARAIFELAIAQPALDMPELLWKAYIDFEISEGEFDRTRELYERLLDRTKHLKVWISYAKFEATSLDDNGGDVQKQQCIERARRVFEKALNYFRTSAPELKEERAMLLEEWLNMESNFGDFGDVSLVQPKLPKKIKKRRSLVAEDGLTGQEEYFDYLFPEETQTANLKILEAAHRWKKQRLSSDDDD, encoded by the exons ATGGGAAGCAAGGATGGAGACCCGTCGCTGGGTTACCTAACCAGGAAAGACACGGAGGTGAAGCTACCACGCCCCACACGCGTCAAGAACAAGACGCCTGCCTCAGTCCAAATTACAGCGGAACAGATCCTCCGAGAAGCTCGAGAACGTCAGGAGGCAGAAATCCGGCCGCCCAAGCAGAAAATCACTGACCCCACCGAGCTCGCCGACTATCGTCTCCGCAAGCGTAAGGAGTTCGAGGATCTAATCCGTCGTGTGCGATGGAACATCAATGTATGGATCAAGTACGCCCAGTGGGAGGAGTCCCAAAAGGACTTCAATCGTGCCCGATCCGTCTGGGAGCGTGCCCTAGAGGTCGACTACCGCAACCACACGTTATGGCTCAAGTATGCCGAAGTCGAGATGAAGaacaagttcatcaatcatgcCCGAAACGTCTGGGACCGTGCTGTTACTCTGCTCCCGAGGGTCGATCAGCTATGGTACAAGTATATTCACATGGAAGAAATCCTCGGCAATGTCGCTGGTGCGAGGCAGGTTTTTGAGAGATGGATGAGTTGGATGCCCGACCAGCAAGGTTGGCTTTCATACATCAAGTTCGAGCTGCGTTATAACGAGGTAGAGCGTGCTAGGCAGATTTATGAGCGTTTTGTGCAATGCCATCCAAAAGTATCTGCATATATTAGGTATGCAAAGTTTGAGATGAAGAATGGCGAGGTTGCGCGTTCAAGGAATGTTTATGAAAGAGCAGTGGAGAAGCTGGCTGATGACGAGGAGGCAGAGAACCTCTTTGTGGCCTTTGCGGAGTTTGAGGAGCGGTGCAAAGAGAGTGAGAGGGCCCGGTGTATTTACAAGTTTGCGCTGGATCACATACCCAAGGGGAGCGCGGAGGATTTATATAGGAAGTTTGTGGCTTTTGAGAAGCAATATGGAGATAAGGAGGGTATAGAGGATGCCATTGTGGGGAAGAGGAGGTTTCAGTATGAGGATGAGGTGAGGAAGAGTCCATTGAATTATGATTCCTGGTTTGACTACATTAGGTTGGAGGAGAGTGTGGGTAATAAGGATAGGATTAGGGAGATTTACGAGCGAGCTATTGCAAATGTGCCACCTGCTGAAGAGAAGCGGTACTGGCAGCGCTATATTTACTTGTG GATTAATTATGCTCTTTATGAAGAGCTAGATGCAGGAGATGTGGAGCGCACTCGTGATGTTTACAG GGAATGTATTAAGCTGATTCCTCATAAGAAATTCTCATTTGCAAAAATATGGCTTTTAGCTGCCCAATTTGAAATACGCCAGTTAAATCTCAAGGGAGCTCGACAAATTTTAGGGAATGCAATTGGGCAGGCACCTAAGGACAAG ATTTTTAAGAAGTATATTGAGATAGAGCTAGATCTTGGTAATATTGACCGTTGCCGAAAACTTTATGAGAAATATCTAGAGTGGTCTCCGGAAAATTGCTATGCATGGAGCAAATATGCTGAACTTGAGAGATCTTTGAGTGAAACTGAGCGAGCAAGGGCTATTTTTGAGCTTGCGATAGCCCAACCAGCGTTGGACATGCCAGAGTTGCTGTGGAAG GCATACATCGACTTTGAAATATCAGAAGGTGAATTTGATAGAACTAGGGAGCTCTATGAGAGACTTCTAGATAGAACAAAACACTTGAAGGTGTGGATAAGTTATGCAAAATTTGAGGCAACATCCTTGGACGACAATGGTGGTGATGTGCAAAAGCAGCAGTGTATTGAGCGTGCAAGAA GGGTTTTTGAGAAAGCCCTTAATTACTTTAGGACATCTGCTCCTGAACTGAAAGAAGAACGGGCGATGCTTTTGGAAGAGTGGTTGAACATGGAGAGTAATTTTGGCGATTTTGGTGATGTTAGCTTAGTCCAGCCTAAGCTGCCGAAGAAaatcaagaagagaagaagtctTGTTGCTGAGGATGGCTTGACTGG GCAAGAGGAGTACTTTGATTATCTATTCCCAGAGGAAACTCAGACAGCAAATCTGAAGATATTGGAAGCTGCCCACCGATGGAAGAAGCAAAGGCTGTCTTCCGATGATGATGACTAG
- the LOC119980150 gene encoding uncharacterized protein LOC119980150 has translation MDQEEKQECAPPLPVLARLDFRLDRLVEYLEENRSTGDINREVELQDQCKTLSSALEEVHQKGTLMDRLGMLEKRVFQLSLEINGGNTSRSSACTIDLAGKSRLGSDSTTLTSQNDDITIVHEDKQGLPLLTGQESISVKACVGKQQEGCNGTRRTRSVKIMQRKKWLGWFRLGC, from the exons ATGGATCAAGAAGAAAAGCAGGAATGTGCTCCACCCTTGCCAGTTCTTGCGAGACTGGATTTTCGCCTTGATCGCTTG GTTGAGTATCTGGAAGAAAATCGTTCAACCGGGGACATTAACCGAGAAGTGGAACTACAAGATCAGTGCAAGACCCTGTCCTCTGCACTGGAGGAAGTTCATCAGAAAGGCACTCTAATGGATCGATTAGGCATGCTTGAGAAGCGCGTATTTCAG TTGAGCCTTGAGATCAATGGAGGGAATACATCAAGGTCAAGCGCTTGCACTATTGACCTAGCCGGAAAATCAAGGCTTGGATCAGATTCAACCACACTTACAAGCCAGAATGATGACATAACAATAGTTCATGAAGACAAGCAAGGCCTTCCATTACTGACTGGTCAA GAGAGCATATCTGTAAAGGCATGCGTGGGAAAGCAACAAGAAGGCTGTAATGGCACAAGAAGGACAAGAAGTGTCAAGATAATGCAGCGGAAAAAATGGCTGGGATGGTTTAGGTTGGGGTGCTGA
- the LOC119980089 gene encoding probable polygalacturonase has translation MHRLLASAFLCFSLTLLVSCRTGFGEPITCSGIVPMRTRWDRISITDFGGVGDGKTLNTKAFRAAIYRIQHLRRRGGTLLYIPPGVFLSESFNLTSHMTLYLARGAVIRASQDTQTWPLIAPLPSYGRGRERPGGRYMSFIHGDGLRDVIITGENGTIDGQGDVWWNMWRQRALQYTRPNLIEFKNSRSIIISNVIFQNSPFWNIHPVYCSNVVIRYVTILAPADSPNTDGIDPDSSTNVCIEDSYISTGDDLVAVKSGWDEYGIAYGRPSSSITIRRITGSSPFAGIAIGSETSGGVQNVLAENINLYNMGVGIHVKTNIGRGGFIRNITFSNVYIENARKGIKIAGDVGDHPDNNFNPNALPVVKDITLKGVWGVKVQQPGLIQGLKDSPFTGICLSNIHLHGISGSKYTLWQCSAVSGAAFQVSPWPCAELTATSQESTCSQFS, from the exons ATGCATCGGTTATTGGCTTCGGCTTTCCTCTGCTTCTCCCTCACACTGTTGGTTTCCTGCCGTACTGGTTTTGGGGAACCGATAACGTGCTCGGGAATAGTACCAATGAGGACTAGATGGGACCGTATATCAATTACGGATTTTGGGGGTGTCGGTGATGGGAAGACTTTGAACACCAAGGCGTTTAGGGCAGCAATATACCGGATTCAGCATCTGAGGAGGAGAGGTGGAACGCTTCTTTACATACCTCCGGGGGTGTTCTTATCGGAGAGCTTTAACTTGACCAGTCACATGACTCTCTACTTGGCTAGAGGTGCTGTTATCAGAGCCTCTCAG GACACGCAAACTTGGCCTTTAATTGCCCCTTTGCCATCTTATGGGAGGGGTAGGGAACGTCCAGGCGGAAGGTACATGAGCTTTATTCATGGAGATGGACTTCGTGATGTGATCATTACTG GTGAGAATGGGACAATTGATGGCCAAGGAGATGTCTGGTGGAACATGTGGAGGCAGAGAGCTCTCCAATATACAAGACCAAATCTCATTGAATTCAAGAATTCGAGGAGCATAATAATTAGCAATGTCATTTTCCAAAATTCTCCTTTTTGGAACATTCACCCTGTTTACTGCAG CAATGTTGTTATCCGATACGTAACCATTTTGGCCCCAGCCGACTCTCCCAATACTGATGGAATTGATCCAG ATTCGAGCACCAATGTCTGCATAGAGGACTCTTATATTTCTACTGGAGATGATCTTGTAGCTGTGAAGAGTGGATGGGACGAATATGGGATTGCTTATGGTCGCCCTAGCTCCAGCATCACCATCAGGCGGATAACAGGTTCATCCCCATTTGCTGGAATTGCAATCGGAAGTGAAACTTCTGGCGGGGTACAGAATGTCTTAGCTGAAAATATCAACCTTTACAACATGGGAGTTGGCATTCATGTGAAGACAAACATTGGTAGAGGAGGATTCATAAGAAACATCACTTTTTCTAATGTGTATATCGAAAATGCAAGGAAGGGGATCAAAATTGCAGGTGATGTCGGGGACCACCCCGACAACAACTTCAACCCAAATGCCCTCCCCGTTGTGAAAGACATTACACTGAAGGGTGTTTGGGGTGTGAAGGTTCAACAACCGGGTTTAATACAAGGCTTGAAGGATTCTCCTTTTACTGGGATATGCCTCTCTAACATCCACCTTCATGGTATTTCGGGGTCCAAATATACTCTATGGCAGTGTTCAGCTGTCAGTGGAGCTGCGTTCCAAGTAAGTCCATGGCCATGCGCAGAGTTAACGGCCACCTCTCAGGAGAGTACATGTTCCCAATTCTCATAA
- the LOC120016766 gene encoding uncharacterized protein LOC120016766, with translation MRPFIKKFVFNSSSSSSSDDDVEDILLLEAERLSLEMSRGLTSRDRRLYINRGSIQGHNRLFNDYFAENPVYPHDRFRRRFRMSRDLFLRIQEAVEAHDPYFRQKRNAAGKLGLSPLQKITASLRKLAYGVTADFMDEYVRIGESTAIASLKKFTRAIISIFGSEYLRSPNSNDIARLLEIGENRGFP, from the coding sequence ATGAGACCATTTATCAAGAAATTCGTTTTTAACTCATCGTCAAGCTCTTCctctgatgatgatgttgaagaTATACTCCTTCTTGAAGCTGAAAGATTGAGCTTGGAAATGAGCAGAGGATTGACATCACGTGATCGGCGTTTGTACATCAACCGAGGATCCATACAAGGCCATAATAGActtttcaatgattattttgctGAAAATCCAGTGTATCCTCATGATCGATTTCGGAGAAGATTTCGTATGAGTAGAGATTTATTTTTACGTATCCAGGAGGCAGTGGAAGCTCATGATCCTTATTTTCGACAAAAAAGAAATGCTGCTGGAAAGCTAGGGTTATCTCCTCTACAAAAGATAACGGCTTCATTGAGGAAGCTTGCTTATGGCGTCACCGCAGATTTTATGGACGAGTATGTTAGGATTGGAGAATCCACAGCTATAGCCAGTTTGAAGAAATTTACAAGAGCAATAATTTCTATTTTCGGTTCAGAATATTTGAGGTCCCCAAATAGCAATGATATTGCTAGATTATTGGAGATCGGGGAAAATCGAGGTTTTCCTTGA